A single Paenibacillus sp. FSL R5-0517 DNA region contains:
- the gatA gene encoding Asp-tRNA(Asn)/Glu-tRNA(Gln) amidotransferase subunit GatA, whose translation MSLFEQSLPELHNKLHAKELSVSDLVDQAYQNIGAHDDKVKAYLALDEEQARARARQLDDRLVSGEEKGLLFGLPVGIKDNIVTNGLRTTCGSQFLRNFDPVYDATVVERLKAADTVTIGKLNMDEFAMGGSNENSSFSPVRNPWALDRVPGGSSGGSAAAVAAGEAYFTLGSDTGGSIRQPASYCGVVGLKPTYGLVSRFGLVAFASSLDQIGPLTKNVEDSAYVLQAIAGYDAKDSTSAKVEIPDYLSGLTGDVKGLRIAVPKEYIGEGVDPQVKETVLSALKVLEGLGATWEEVSLPHTEYAVATYYLLASSEASSNLARFDGVRYGVRADNPDNLLDLYHQSRSQGFGPEVKRRIMLGTYALSSGYYDAYYLKAQKVRTLIKQDFDNVFAKYDVIIGPTAPTTAFKLGSQVDDPLTMYLNDILTIPVSLAGVPAVSIPCGFSDGLPVGLQIIGKAFDETTVLRVAHAFEQNTEFHKQRPQL comes from the coding sequence GTGAGTTTATTTGAACAATCGTTGCCTGAGTTACATAACAAGCTGCATGCCAAAGAGCTGTCGGTCAGCGATCTGGTGGATCAGGCATATCAGAATATTGGTGCGCATGACGATAAGGTTAAGGCGTATTTGGCACTGGATGAAGAACAAGCACGCGCTCGTGCACGTCAACTGGATGACCGTCTGGTTAGCGGTGAGGAGAAGGGGTTGCTTTTCGGCCTGCCTGTAGGAATTAAGGATAACATCGTGACGAACGGACTGCGTACGACGTGCGGCAGCCAATTTCTACGTAATTTCGACCCGGTGTATGATGCAACAGTTGTCGAAAGATTGAAAGCTGCGGACACCGTGACTATTGGTAAACTCAACATGGACGAATTCGCCATGGGTGGCTCCAATGAGAACTCAAGTTTCTCCCCTGTACGTAATCCATGGGCACTTGATCGTGTTCCAGGAGGCTCCAGCGGTGGTTCTGCAGCAGCTGTGGCTGCGGGAGAAGCATACTTCACGCTCGGATCAGACACAGGCGGCTCCATCAGACAACCTGCTTCGTATTGTGGTGTTGTTGGATTGAAGCCGACATACGGACTTGTTTCCCGCTTTGGTTTGGTTGCATTTGCCTCATCCTTGGATCAGATTGGACCTTTGACGAAAAATGTTGAAGATTCTGCTTATGTATTGCAAGCCATTGCCGGTTATGACGCGAAAGATTCGACATCTGCAAAAGTGGAGATTCCGGATTATTTGAGCGGACTGACAGGTGATGTTAAAGGACTTCGTATTGCTGTTCCGAAGGAATACATCGGTGAAGGCGTCGATCCACAAGTAAAAGAGACCGTTCTGTCTGCATTGAAAGTTCTCGAAGGACTTGGGGCAACATGGGAAGAAGTATCCCTGCCGCATACCGAATATGCTGTGGCTACGTATTACCTGCTAGCTTCTTCGGAGGCTTCTTCGAACCTGGCTCGATTTGATGGCGTGCGTTATGGCGTGCGTGCAGACAATCCGGATAACCTGCTGGATCTGTATCATCAGTCTAGGAGCCAAGGCTTTGGTCCCGAAGTGAAACGACGTATCATGCTCGGAACGTATGCACTCAGTTCGGGGTACTATGATGCCTACTATCTGAAAGCACAGAAAGTACGTACATTGATAAAACAGGATTTCGACAATGTATTTGCCAAATATGATGTGATTATTGGACCTACGGCGCCAACTACGGCGTTCAAACTCGGTTCACAGGTGGATGATCCGCTTACAATGTATCTAAACGATATTTTGACGATTCCGGTCAGCCTGGCTGGCGTACCTGCCGTTAGCATTCCATGTGGATTCTCGGATGGATTGCCTGTCGGTTTGCAGATTATCGGTAAAGCCTTTGATGAAACAACCGTATTGCGTGTAGCGCATGCGTTTGAACAAAATACAGAATTCCACAAGCAGCGTCCGCAGCTGTAG
- the gatC gene encoding Asp-tRNA(Asn)/Glu-tRNA(Gln) amidotransferase subunit GatC, which produces MSISNNDVQHVAKLARLNLTAEEEQTLTGQLNAILKYAEKLNELDTEDIEPTTHVLHVSNVMREDETKESLSIEQVMRNAPEEEDGQFKVPAVME; this is translated from the coding sequence ATGAGTATTTCGAATAATGACGTTCAGCATGTGGCCAAGCTGGCCCGACTCAACTTGACTGCTGAAGAAGAACAGACCCTGACAGGTCAGCTGAACGCGATTTTAAAATATGCAGAAAAGCTGAATGAGCTGGATACGGAAGACATCGAACCCACCACTCACGTTCTGCACGTAAGCAATGTCATGCGTGAAGATGAGACCAAAGAAAGCCTGTCGATTGAACAGGTGATGCGCAATGCACCGGAAGAAGAAGACGGGCAGTTTAAAGTGCCTGCTGTAATGGAATAA
- a CDS encoding sigmaY antisigma factor component, whose protein sequence is MNKMHYSLDEISPLWLILLGIFLLVQGTWIFQDARRRGRFPWLWGLWGITGFPTPLIIYWFVVIRSQRKPGGSTKKT, encoded by the coding sequence ATGAATAAAATGCATTATTCATTGGATGAAATTTCTCCATTGTGGCTTATACTGCTTGGCATTTTTCTCTTGGTTCAAGGCACCTGGATCTTTCAGGACGCACGTAGACGTGGACGTTTCCCTTGGTTATGGGGATTATGGGGGATCACCGGATTTCCCACGCCGCTCATCATATATTGGTTTGTCGTGATTCGATCACAACGCAAGCCAGGTGGATCCACAAAGAAAACATGA
- a CDS encoding YxlC family protein → MSRSDDEQEQEVVERLQQHMRVLDDAFEPANIPSLGSLEAQVRERRQIRRRAHWIEMICFWLVGLLAITFGALFLVSAPALYLGIQAFGTVVAVILVVIWAGRRRKEVRHE, encoded by the coding sequence ATGAGCAGATCAGATGATGAACAGGAACAAGAGGTTGTAGAGCGATTGCAGCAACACATGAGAGTACTTGATGATGCGTTTGAGCCGGCAAACATACCTTCATTAGGTTCACTTGAAGCCCAAGTCAGAGAACGAAGACAGATCAGACGACGAGCCCATTGGATCGAGATGATCTGTTTCTGGTTGGTGGGATTGCTAGCCATTACGTTCGGGGCATTATTCCTCGTATCTGCTCCAGCTCTATATTTGGGTATCCAGGCTTTTGGTACAGTTGTTGCCGTGATTTTAGTTGTGATCTGGGCAGGACGGCGCCGGAAGGAGGTTCGTCATGAATAA
- the sigY gene encoding RNA polymerase sigma factor SigY, whose protein sequence is MTMIKAAELEEVRRAVSGDDSALAALLQRNYTFVYKYLVKVTMDANLAEETVQDTMVRCMENIHRYDGTSAFSSWMITIATRIYIDKTRRRKREQSWLSLIRDQAVRRFRWQLESRNEEWTDVMDAMTRLTPEHRVAVLLKHYYGYGYDEIGEMLGIPSGTVKSRTAYGLRQLRKELE, encoded by the coding sequence ATGACCATGATCAAGGCAGCTGAACTTGAAGAAGTACGCAGAGCGGTATCGGGAGATGATAGTGCACTCGCAGCTTTGTTACAACGTAACTACACGTTTGTGTATAAGTATCTTGTCAAAGTTACAATGGACGCGAATCTTGCGGAAGAGACCGTGCAGGATACGATGGTTCGTTGTATGGAGAATATCCATCGATATGATGGCACGTCTGCCTTTTCATCATGGATGATTACCATTGCGACCCGAATCTATATTGACAAGACAAGACGCAGGAAGAGAGAGCAGAGCTGGCTTAGTCTTATCCGTGATCAGGCTGTACGTCGATTCCGCTGGCAGCTCGAGAGTCGGAATGAAGAATGGACAGATGTCATGGATGCGATGACAAGGCTGACACCTGAACATCGTGTGGCAGTACTGTTGAAGCATTATTATGGATACGGATATGACGAAATTGGCGAAATGTTGGGTATTCCCTCCGGAACGGTGAAGTCACGAACAGCCTACGGTCTCCGTCAGTTAAGAAAGGAGCTGGAATAA
- a CDS encoding MBL fold metallo-hydrolase, whose protein sequence is MLNIRTFTLGPLQTNAYLLQGDDPGKAVIIDPGMNPGPLLKAIQDLEIEAILLTHAHFDHMGGVDEIRKLKGCPVYLHDLESDWLTTPKLNGSLNWPQATPPLSTDPAEYAMDEGQKLNLIGHTFKVFHTPGHSPGSVSLLCDNDLFAGDILFRMGVGRTDLTGGRERDLIDSIQNKLYTFADEVKVYPGHGPKTTIGYEKQNNPYVSAR, encoded by the coding sequence ATGCTTAACATTCGCACGTTTACACTCGGCCCGCTTCAGACCAATGCGTATCTCTTACAAGGAGATGATCCGGGCAAAGCCGTCATTATCGATCCGGGCATGAATCCAGGGCCGCTACTTAAGGCGATTCAAGATTTGGAGATCGAAGCTATTCTCTTGACACATGCTCACTTTGATCATATGGGCGGGGTAGATGAGATCCGTAAATTGAAGGGCTGTCCCGTTTATCTTCATGACTTGGAGAGTGACTGGCTCACGACCCCAAAATTAAATGGATCTTTGAATTGGCCGCAGGCGACACCACCACTTTCGACAGATCCTGCTGAATATGCCATGGATGAAGGGCAGAAGCTGAATCTGATTGGACATACGTTTAAAGTGTTCCACACACCTGGACATTCACCAGGCAGTGTAAGTTTGCTTTGTGATAACGATCTCTTTGCCGGTGATATACTGTTCCGCATGGGTGTGGGCAGAACGGACCTCACAGGAGGACGTGAACGGGATCTGATTGATTCGATTCAGAACAAGCTGTATACCTTTGCTGATGAGGTTAAAGTGTATCCAGGCCATGGCCCCAAAACGACCATTGGTTATGAGAAACAGAACAATCCTTACGTGTCCGCAAGATAA
- a CDS encoding thioredoxin family protein translates to MGKPNLSHKFGKGLPPKEFIESMTKNQSEFQANYDSFTWSNEEDREFFESLNHRDDLRVLILAADWCGDVVRNIPVVFQALEISGIPTEVLIMEHHPEVMDEFLTMGGRSVPVVIFADTGGHVLGQWGPRPQHVQEVMVEFKRLNPDREAADYQENLAVARQEIGKRYGEGTESHAAIIRELRELISGY, encoded by the coding sequence ATGGGTAAACCCAACTTGTCTCACAAATTCGGTAAAGGTCTGCCACCGAAGGAATTTATCGAGAGTATGACCAAGAACCAAAGTGAATTCCAGGCCAACTATGATAGCTTTACTTGGTCGAACGAAGAGGATCGTGAGTTCTTTGAAAGCCTGAACCATCGCGACGACCTGCGTGTGTTAATTCTGGCTGCTGACTGGTGCGGGGATGTTGTGCGTAATATTCCGGTTGTATTCCAGGCGCTTGAAATCTCAGGAATCCCAACTGAAGTTCTGATTATGGAGCACCATCCTGAAGTGATGGATGAGTTCCTGACGATGGGTGGCCGTTCCGTGCCAGTCGTTATTTTTGCAGATACAGGTGGTCATGTGCTTGGTCAGTGGGGACCTCGTCCGCAGCATGTACAGGAAGTCATGGTTGAATTCAAACGCCTTAATCCGGATCGTGAAGCAGCAGATTATCAAGAGAATTTGGCTGTAGCGCGTCAAGAGATTGGTAAACGTTATGGGGAAGGAACGGAGTCACATGCGGCCATTATCCGTGAGCTGCGTGAACTGATTTCGGGTTACTAA
- a CDS encoding DedA family protein: MDFIHNLVGQLFDWIQSLGYFGIMLGLMLEVIPSEIVLAYGGFLVSQGNINFFGAMIFGTVGGVVAQLFIYWIGRYGGRPVLERFGKYILIQKKHIDHSEEWFRKYGAGVIFTARFVPVVRHAISIPAGITKMHVGKFILLTTLAVIPWTALFIYLGMILGDQWKHIDEKAAPYVMPILLVALALMIVYVLIKWMNARKKKGSV; encoded by the coding sequence ATGGACTTTATTCATAACCTTGTCGGCCAATTGTTCGATTGGATTCAAAGTCTCGGGTACTTTGGAATCATGCTTGGATTAATGTTAGAAGTTATTCCGAGCGAAATTGTGCTGGCGTATGGAGGGTTTCTCGTTTCACAAGGTAATATCAACTTCTTCGGTGCTATGATTTTTGGTACGGTGGGCGGTGTGGTTGCCCAGTTATTTATTTACTGGATTGGCCGTTATGGCGGCAGACCTGTACTGGAACGCTTCGGTAAATACATACTCATCCAGAAAAAACACATCGACCATTCCGAGGAGTGGTTTCGCAAGTATGGTGCAGGTGTCATTTTCACGGCGCGTTTTGTTCCGGTGGTAAGGCATGCCATCTCCATCCCGGCTGGCATCACAAAAATGCACGTAGGTAAATTCATTTTGCTTACTACACTCGCTGTTATACCTTGGACTGCATTGTTTATATATTTAGGGATGATCCTTGGAGATCAATGGAAGCATATTGATGAGAAAGCGGCGCCATATGTTATGCCTATTTTGCTTGTCGCTCTCGCCCTTATGATCGTTTATGTACTTATTAAATGGATGAATGCTCGCAAAAAGAAAGGAAGTGTCTAG
- a CDS encoding dehydrogenase: MSHKSIPGSPPVKHTQSGQNLPSARGIRRACSKELYRTAKRLKVYVSPERMKQAEEYYYGKVIANLIWIGENRDNRKKLCEWWNTDVSAEIAALWEVEVEPLKDAFQHAFGGYRL, translated from the coding sequence ATGTCACACAAGTCAATACCCGGTTCTCCGCCGGTCAAACATACGCAATCCGGTCAAAATCTTCCTTCCGCCAGGGGAATTCGCAGGGCATGCAGCAAGGAATTGTACCGGACAGCCAAAAGGCTAAAGGTATATGTCTCTCCCGAACGGATGAAGCAGGCGGAAGAATATTATTACGGCAAGGTGATTGCGAATCTGATCTGGATTGGGGAAAATCGCGACAACCGCAAGAAATTATGTGAGTGGTGGAACACGGATGTCAGTGCAGAAATTGCCGCGCTGTGGGAAGTAGAGGTTGAACCATTAAAAGATGCGTTTCAGCATGCATTTGGCGGATATCGCCTGTAG